The proteins below come from a single Chondrinema litorale genomic window:
- a CDS encoding RagB/SusD family nutrient uptake outer membrane protein, whose translation MKLIKYTSTLILLIAGLTFTSCEDFLEEENYTAITIETANTDSETFDQLLAYVYEISRENTTRYVADMYYVFEDLGTDVVTRGGSITGTDEINDYVNVNPSTYAYQVYWGNQYAIISAANVLIDNAETIEGVSETTKTTGVGEAKFFRAWSYFKLAENYGGVPLVLNQVTTAVTDFSRNTEEEVYTQIVTDLEDALASVADDPSEYGKVSKDAVRFLMSKVLLTRAYKSFGSSSDFTEAASLAETIISSYSLVGTFEDLVDVGNQRNSEVVFAYLFGDNSVSRGWGNSRHMMYKFRYFDYPGMTRGDNYQKGLGPALTPFYYSLFTEEDERAEATYRRVIYAEEDSEDGTILAGDTAIFFPKVAWSDSEIAAVPYAVINPDDYFANDGTTEVHYPMFKKFDNPGVPFTQPDQSSQGTRDMVMMRAGEAYLIAAEAYLQLGNASSAAEKINTIRSRAGISTAITESDVDIDFILDERARELTGEANRWMDLKRTSKLIERTLAHNPHAALNNSLTDKHYLRPIPQTEIDITNGTITQNTGY comes from the coding sequence ATGAAATTGATTAAATATACATCAACTTTAATATTATTGATAGCAGGATTAACTTTTACATCTTGTGAAGATTTTCTAGAAGAAGAAAACTATACTGCTATCACTATAGAGACTGCTAATACCGATTCAGAAACTTTCGATCAGTTATTAGCATACGTGTACGAAATCTCAAGAGAGAATACAACTAGATACGTAGCAGATATGTATTACGTATTCGAAGATTTGGGAACTGATGTAGTAACCAGAGGTGGTTCTATTACAGGTACAGACGAGATAAACGATTATGTAAATGTAAATCCTTCAACTTACGCATACCAAGTGTATTGGGGAAATCAATATGCGATTATTTCTGCAGCAAATGTTTTAATAGACAATGCAGAAACAATTGAAGGTGTAAGCGAAACTACTAAAACTACTGGCGTAGGTGAAGCGAAGTTTTTTAGAGCATGGTCTTACTTTAAATTGGCAGAAAATTACGGTGGAGTGCCATTGGTACTTAATCAGGTAACAACAGCAGTAACAGACTTTTCTAGAAACACAGAAGAAGAAGTTTACACACAAATTGTAACTGATTTAGAAGATGCATTAGCAAGCGTAGCAGATGATCCAAGTGAATACGGAAAAGTATCTAAAGATGCTGTTAGATTTTTGATGTCTAAAGTGTTATTAACAAGAGCATACAAATCTTTTGGTTCAAGTTCAGATTTTACTGAAGCAGCATCACTAGCAGAAACCATTATCAGCAGCTATTCTTTAGTGGGTACATTCGAAGATTTAGTAGATGTTGGCAACCAAAGAAACTCAGAAGTAGTTTTTGCTTATTTATTCGGAGATAATTCTGTAAGTAGAGGTTGGGGTAACTCTCGCCATATGATGTACAAATTCAGATACTTCGATTATCCGGGAATGACTCGTGGCGATAACTACCAAAAAGGTTTAGGGCCAGCTTTAACTCCGTTCTACTATTCACTTTTCACAGAAGAAGACGAAAGAGCAGAAGCAACTTACAGAAGAGTAATCTATGCTGAAGAAGACTCAGAAGATGGAACTATCTTAGCAGGAGACACAGCGATTTTCTTCCCTAAAGTAGCTTGGAGCGATAGTGAGATTGCAGCAGTTCCTTATGCAGTAATTAATCCAGATGATTATTTCGCAAATGATGGTACTACTGAAGTACATTATCCAATGTTTAAAAAATTCGATAATCCGGGAGTGCCATTTACACAACCAGATCAGTCTTCTCAAGGTACCAGAGATATGGTGATGATGAGAGCAGGAGAGGCGTATTTGATAGCAGCAGAAGCATACTTGCAATTAGGAAATGCTTCTTCAGCAGCAGAAAAAATCAATACAATAAGATCGAGAGCTGGCATTAGCACAGCAATTACAGAAAGTGATGTAGATATTGATTTTATCTTAGATGAGAGAGCAAGAGAATTAACTGGTGAAGCTAACCGTTGGATGGACCTTAAAAGAACTAGCAAATTGATTGAGCGTACTTTGGCGCATAATCCACATGCTGCTTTAAATAATTCTTTAACAGACAAACATTATTTAAGGCCAATTCCTCAAACTGAGATTGATATTACCAATGGTACCATCACTCAGAATACAGGGTATTAA
- a CDS encoding SusC/RagA family TonB-linked outer membrane protein produces MSRKLLKGFSVPLIIAAILFAAPVFSQDDSKAISGTVTDGETGEGLPGVSVYVSGTTTGTITDIDGKFQIRVSDAATLIFSYVGYVNQEIQVNNQSVIDVALATDLQALEEVVVVGYGEVKKSDLTGSVVSMDSKQLAKTNKVDAVSALQGQVPGVVIQRTDNKPGAGGFNIRIRGASTINTNETASNGGFNPGQNPLFIVDGIFVSDISFLNPADIERMDVLKDASATAIYGSRGSNGVVIIQTKRGASGKMTVRYNNYIGVKEAYHLPPMFDADGYVQFVKDVVVGNEFAQTNGDLSMRASDVDIADYFSDEEMENVANGVNTDWVDLILKNGFQTNHTLDLSGGNETTKYGVGFGYTHDKGNIEGEDFTRYNLRGNLSSDLNKWLNISYSNYMTAAIQNTGSWEAFRSAYRLKPIGRPYNDDGSWRYYPIAKETQITNPLYDTKTVTKETKYLQYLADIAVKVTPTKGLTLTSKFSPNLKFTRYGEYRGLLSKSVSGNASNRRAQVNNFNYFSYTWDNIANYSLTKGIHGLNATFVYSQFMERDEGYYTQVRNFTTDDYLFYNIDAGTDIREVSSDFTKQSIQSYTGRLNYTLNGKYLFTFTGRYDGASILSEKNKWAFFPSAAFAWRIIDEDFMQNQNAVTEAKLRLSYGQTGNNGQGGGLVPLASQSLLTTSATNIGDAAVQTAYITGLANEDLTWERTTEINVGFDYGFLNNRIFGSIDVYNRKNTDIIFYSPLPAVTGYGGTYANVGESTNKGIEFGLNTVNIDNGTFKWVTNFNFASNKNTLDKLYGDLEDIYFSAQGTNFIHRVGESIGSIYDYEYEGVWQLDEATEAAEYGQRPGQVKVRDINNDGQITADGDRTIIGNVTPKWTGGFTSTMNYKNFDLAFFIYTSQGSTVLSNFHSAFSFPWDSEPSRTFNGYDVDYWTPDNPTNDWYQPGNGGTYQQAIKYKDISFTKVGYITLGYTLPYNALDKLKLSNLRIYATVQNPFLFTKYDGWDPESAGRNTWGAAFMSRTYMAGLNLSF; encoded by the coding sequence ATGAGTAGAAAACTGTTAAAGGGGTTTTCTGTGCCTCTTATTATAGCAGCAATTTTGTTCGCTGCTCCCGTCTTTTCACAGGATGATTCAAAAGCAATTTCAGGAACAGTAACAGATGGTGAAACCGGTGAAGGTCTTCCCGGAGTTTCAGTATATGTTTCTGGCACAACAACAGGTACAATTACCGATATTGATGGTAAGTTTCAAATTCGTGTTTCAGATGCTGCTACCTTGATTTTTAGCTATGTTGGCTATGTAAACCAAGAAATTCAGGTTAATAACCAATCAGTTATTGATGTTGCACTAGCCACAGACCTTCAGGCTTTAGAAGAAGTGGTGGTAGTTGGTTACGGTGAAGTTAAAAAATCTGACCTTACCGGTTCTGTAGTTTCGATGGACTCCAAGCAACTTGCAAAAACCAATAAGGTAGATGCGGTTTCAGCTTTACAAGGTCAGGTTCCGGGTGTTGTAATTCAAAGAACAGATAACAAGCCTGGTGCAGGTGGATTCAACATAAGGATTCGTGGTGCGAGTACAATTAATACTAATGAGACAGCTTCTAATGGTGGTTTTAACCCAGGTCAAAACCCATTGTTTATTGTAGATGGTATATTCGTTTCAGATATTTCTTTCTTGAACCCAGCGGATATCGAAAGAATGGATGTGTTGAAAGATGCTTCTGCTACTGCGATTTATGGTTCTAGAGGTTCTAATGGTGTTGTAATTATCCAAACCAAGAGAGGAGCAAGTGGCAAAATGACGGTTAGATATAACAACTATATAGGTGTAAAAGAGGCTTACCATTTACCACCGATGTTTGATGCAGATGGTTATGTGCAGTTTGTGAAAGATGTAGTTGTAGGTAACGAGTTTGCTCAAACCAATGGCGATTTAAGTATGCGTGCTTCTGATGTAGACATTGCCGATTACTTTAGTGATGAGGAGATGGAAAATGTGGCAAACGGCGTAAATACCGATTGGGTAGATTTGATTTTAAAGAATGGCTTTCAAACAAACCACACATTAGATTTAAGTGGAGGAAACGAAACAACAAAATATGGAGTTGGCTTTGGTTACACACACGACAAGGGTAATATCGAAGGAGAAGATTTCACTCGTTACAATTTGCGTGGTAATTTAAGTAGCGATCTTAACAAGTGGTTAAACATCAGCTACAGTAACTATATGACTGCTGCTATCCAAAACACAGGTAGCTGGGAAGCATTCAGAAGTGCATATAGATTAAAGCCAATTGGTAGACCTTACAACGACGATGGTTCTTGGAGATACTATCCGATTGCAAAAGAAACTCAGATTACAAACCCATTATATGATACTAAAACAGTTACTAAAGAGACAAAATATTTACAATACCTTGCTGATATAGCAGTAAAAGTTACTCCTACAAAAGGTTTAACCTTAACATCTAAGTTTTCGCCAAACCTTAAGTTCACTCGCTACGGAGAGTACAGAGGTTTGCTTTCTAAAAGTGTGAGTGGTAACGCTTCTAACAGAAGAGCACAAGTAAACAACTTTAACTACTTCTCATATACTTGGGATAACATAGCTAACTATTCATTAACGAAAGGCATACATGGTTTAAATGCGACTTTTGTTTACTCTCAGTTTATGGAAAGAGATGAAGGTTACTATACGCAAGTTCGTAATTTCACTACAGACGATTACTTATTTTACAACATAGATGCGGGTACAGATATTCGCGAAGTATCTAGTGATTTCACTAAGCAATCAATACAATCTTATACTGGTAGATTAAACTACACATTAAACGGCAAGTATCTATTTACTTTCACAGGTCGTTATGATGGTGCTTCAATTCTATCAGAAAAGAACAAATGGGCATTCTTCCCATCAGCTGCATTTGCTTGGAGAATTATAGACGAAGATTTTATGCAAAACCAAAATGCGGTTACAGAAGCTAAACTTCGTTTGAGCTACGGACAAACTGGTAACAATGGTCAAGGTGGTGGATTGGTTCCTTTGGCTTCTCAATCTTTGCTTACTACAAGTGCTACCAACATTGGAGATGCAGCAGTACAAACTGCTTACATCACTGGTTTAGCTAACGAAGATTTAACTTGGGAAAGAACTACTGAGATTAACGTTGGTTTCGATTACGGTTTCCTTAATAATAGAATTTTTGGTTCTATTGATGTTTACAACAGAAAAAATACCGATATCATTTTCTACTCTCCACTACCAGCAGTTACAGGTTATGGTGGAACATATGCTAACGTTGGGGAATCTACTAACAAAGGTATTGAGTTTGGTTTAAATACTGTAAACATTGATAATGGCACTTTTAAATGGGTAACCAATTTCAACTTTGCAAGTAACAAAAACACTTTAGATAAACTTTACGGAGATTTAGAAGATATTTATTTCTCTGCGCAAGGAACAAACTTTATACATAGAGTAGGTGAGTCAATTGGTTCAATTTACGACTATGAGTATGAAGGTGTATGGCAATTAGACGAAGCTACAGAAGCTGCAGAATATGGTCAGCGTCCGGGTCAGGTTAAAGTAAGAGACATCAACAACGATGGACAAATTACTGCAGATGGTGACAGAACGATTATCGGAAATGTAACACCAAAATGGACAGGTGGTTTTACTAGTACAATGAACTACAAAAACTTTGACTTAGCATTCTTTATCTACACAAGTCAAGGTAGCACAGTATTAAGTAACTTCCACAGTGCCTTCTCATTCCCTTGGGATAGTGAACCGTCAAGAACATTTAATGGCTACGATGTAGATTACTGGACTCCAGACAATCCGACAAACGATTGGTATCAGCCAGGTAACGGAGGTACTTATCAGCAAGCGATTAAATACAAAGATATTTCATTTACAAAAGTAGGCTACATTACACTGGGTTACACATTACCTTACAATGCGCTTGATAAGCTTAAATTAAGTAATCTTAGAATTTACGCTACTGTACAAAACCCATTCTTATTCACAAAATATGATGGTTGGGATCCTGAAAGTGCTGGTAGAAATACTTGGGGTGCAGCATTTATGTCTCGTACGTATATGGCAGGTCTAAATCTGAGCTTCTAA